The following are encoded together in the Proteiniphilum saccharofermentans genome:
- a CDS encoding SusC/RagA family TonB-linked outer membrane protein, with protein sequence MKMKNFKSLKGLFMFLLCMYVFTVSAQNLTIRGVVTDSYNEPVIGATVVVEGNTSQGTVTDIDGNFTLPNVPADASLVFSYVGLQTQTVAVNGRTTINVTLNEDSELLDEVVVTALGIRRDKKALGYAIQEVKGEDIVAARELNVANALSGKISGLQVIRSNNGPGGSSKIVIRGNNSVTNLNQPLIVVDGVPMDNFTGAKNNDYWNPSADMGNGLSDINPEDIESMTVLKGGSAAALYGSRAGNGVILITTKSGRKTDGLGITVSSSISAESIFMNPELQNTFGQGSQGAYDQLSPLSWGPEITGQEYTKWNGETARMQAYDNINNYFNKPGINLTENIAFSQQYNNVSVYTSLGRTDDWSKIPGADLSRTNLTMRATTQFGPDDRWSTDAKIQYISTDARNRPVGGRNASNPFFTMYALPRSLDIRDFSNPINEQGRMVWYQGGTTPQINPYWLTKYRLSNDVRERFLMQGSLKYQFTDWLNGEIKGGTDMYFTEYDNRTYGRSPLSDTGRYSFGQDKFFENNFSALLSAQKDNVFGKWGLGGSLGGNLMHRKKTGITAGPDELLVLNLFTFGNSKNKLDAEREYNEKKINSVYGTAQLNYGGYLFIDGTFRNDWSSTLHPDNRSFFYPSISTSWVISDMLNTEGKGMPSWFTYAKVRASFAQVGNDLDPYQLYNTYSIGKDPENNATAGTNNTLYDPTVRSELISSWEAGTELRFFNNRLGFDFAWYKSNAHRQLLNLPMDPLSGYNFRKINAGNIQNQGIELMINARPVETKDFAWNIQANISKNKNTIIELTDDVTLYELGGYDNLKVYATAGGAYGEIYGTKFRRVTDENSPHYGKLIVDGNGLPLGTTESEKVGDQQADVLIGLTNSFQYKGFSFSFLIDARIGGDIFSATNLYLQSAGTAAVTAPNGKREEFVVEGVYLDNNQQYQVNTTQVTPQQYWERVTTATGNLGISEANIYDATNIRLRNVQLNYDFNRSLLTNTPFTRLRMGVSVNNALMLKSHLKGVDPESVFAIGTNAVGFENTAPPTSRTFLFNVTFGF encoded by the coding sequence ATGAAAATGAAGAACTTTAAGAGTTTGAAAGGATTGTTCATGTTCCTTTTGTGTATGTACGTATTTACCGTTTCTGCACAAAACCTGACAATCCGCGGAGTTGTAACAGACTCGTATAATGAACCGGTTATCGGAGCCACCGTAGTCGTGGAGGGGAATACTTCACAAGGTACAGTAACCGATATCGATGGAAATTTCACATTGCCTAATGTGCCTGCAGATGCCAGCTTAGTGTTCAGCTATGTGGGATTACAAACGCAAACAGTTGCCGTGAACGGGCGCACAACTATAAACGTTACACTCAACGAAGATTCCGAATTGCTGGACGAAGTTGTTGTAACGGCTCTGGGTATCAGACGTGACAAAAAAGCATTAGGATACGCTATTCAGGAGGTAAAAGGCGAAGACATTGTGGCTGCACGCGAATTAAACGTAGCCAATGCCCTCTCCGGAAAAATATCGGGATTACAAGTCATCCGGTCCAACAACGGCCCCGGCGGTTCTTCTAAAATTGTGATCCGTGGGAACAATTCGGTTACAAACCTGAACCAACCGTTGATCGTGGTAGATGGCGTACCTATGGATAACTTTACCGGGGCTAAAAACAACGACTATTGGAATCCCAGTGCCGACATGGGTAACGGTTTATCAGATATTAATCCTGAAGACATTGAGAGTATGACCGTATTGAAAGGAGGATCAGCTGCCGCACTTTACGGGTCGCGTGCAGGAAATGGTGTGATCTTAATCACCACTAAAAGCGGGCGAAAAACGGACGGATTGGGAATCACAGTTTCTTCTTCAATATCTGCCGAATCTATTTTCATGAACCCTGAATTGCAAAACACGTTCGGTCAGGGGAGTCAGGGTGCTTACGACCAATTGTCGCCACTCAGTTGGGGTCCCGAAATCACCGGTCAGGAATATACAAAATGGAACGGTGAAACAGCAAGAATGCAGGCTTATGACAACATCAACAATTATTTCAATAAACCGGGTATCAATCTGACAGAGAACATCGCTTTCTCACAGCAATATAACAATGTATCCGTATATACCTCACTGGGACGGACCGATGACTGGAGTAAAATTCCGGGAGCAGACCTGAGTCGTACGAATCTGACAATGCGTGCAACCACTCAATTCGGACCGGATGACCGCTGGAGTACGGATGCCAAAATACAATACATTTCAACCGATGCCCGTAATCGTCCGGTCGGGGGAAGAAACGCATCAAATCCATTCTTCACGATGTATGCTTTGCCCCGTTCTCTCGATATCCGTGATTTCAGTAATCCGATAAATGAGCAGGGAAGAATGGTCTGGTATCAAGGGGGCACCACTCCTCAAATCAATCCTTACTGGTTGACTAAATACAGATTGAGCAATGATGTTCGTGAACGTTTCTTAATGCAGGGTTCGTTGAAATATCAATTTACCGACTGGTTAAACGGGGAAATCAAAGGGGGAACTGATATGTATTTTACTGAATATGATAACAGGACATACGGAAGAAGCCCACTCTCCGATACCGGACGTTATAGCTTCGGACAAGATAAATTCTTCGAAAATAATTTTAGTGCCCTCCTTTCTGCGCAAAAAGACAATGTTTTTGGTAAATGGGGACTCGGAGGTTCATTGGGAGGTAACCTTATGCACCGGAAAAAAACCGGAATAACCGCTGGACCGGATGAATTACTTGTTCTTAATCTTTTCACATTCGGCAATTCAAAAAACAAACTGGATGCCGAACGTGAATATAATGAAAAGAAGATCAACTCAGTGTATGGTACCGCACAGTTGAATTACGGCGGATATTTGTTTATCGATGGGACTTTCAGAAACGACTGGTCTTCTACGCTGCATCCGGATAACCGATCGTTTTTCTATCCCTCAATCAGCACCTCCTGGGTAATAAGCGACATGTTGAACACTGAAGGAAAGGGCATGCCGTCATGGTTTACCTATGCCAAAGTACGTGCATCTTTCGCACAGGTAGGTAACGACCTCGACCCCTATCAGCTTTACAATACTTATAGCATTGGTAAAGACCCTGAAAATAACGCGACAGCCGGAACCAATAATACATTGTATGATCCTACCGTACGCAGTGAGTTAATTTCGTCGTGGGAAGCAGGAACCGAACTCCGCTTTTTCAATAATCGCCTGGGATTTGATTTCGCCTGGTACAAGTCGAATGCACATCGTCAATTACTGAACCTGCCGATGGACCCGTTGAGTGGATACAACTTTAGAAAAATCAATGCAGGTAACATCCAAAACCAGGGGATTGAGTTAATGATCAATGCCCGTCCGGTGGAAACAAAAGATTTTGCATGGAACATACAGGCTAATATTTCCAAAAATAAAAATACGATCATAGAACTGACGGACGACGTAACACTCTATGAATTGGGAGGTTATGACAACCTTAAGGTCTATGCTACGGCAGGAGGGGCTTATGGCGAAATTTACGGGACAAAATTCAGAAGGGTTACCGACGAAAATAGCCCGCATTATGGGAAATTGATCGTGGACGGAAATGGACTTCCGCTCGGAACCACGGAAAGCGAAAAAGTCGGAGATCAGCAAGCCGATGTATTAATCGGATTAACCAACTCTTTCCAGTATAAAGGTTTTTCATTTAGCTTCCTTATTGATGCACGTATCGGAGGAGATATTTTTTCTGCTACAAACTTGTACCTGCAAAGTGCCGGAACAGCGGCTGTAACAGCACCCAATGGAAAACGTGAAGAATTTGTCGTGGAAGGAGTTTATCTTGATAACAACCAGCAATATCAGGTAAATACAACGCAGGTAACACCCCAGCAGTATTGGGAACGTGTAACTACAGCGACCGGAAATCTCGGTATTTCCGAAGCAAATA